One Sphingobacteriales bacterium DNA segment encodes these proteins:
- a CDS encoding S41 family peptidase, whose protein sequence is MNLMTAKKTGANQFKTKLLIAFSLFTLITVFAPFSTVYAQQRQQQNTPHETTKPAEKPPFTADDAKVKTGQILELINQVYMDSVDFEKITEASIRSLLENLDPHSSYIPADEVKAVNEPLVGNFEGIGVSFNIIKDTITIVSVVPDGPSEKAGLRDGDRIILVDKEPVANIKITNEQVMKKLRGTKGTKVEVGIARKNVDKTLYVTITRDKIPINSIDAIYMATPEIGYIKLNRFSATTTEEMTKAIEKLNKQGMKSLILDLKGNGGGFLSAAVEVSDIFLPKNRLITYTEGRAYQRKDYKATNGGSFEKGKLVVLIDEGSASASEIVSGAMQDWDRGLIIGRRSFGKGLVQKPYSLSDGSAVRLTVAHYYTPSGRCIQKPYSNDAEAYRKEVRDRYKNG, encoded by the coding sequence ATGAACTTAATGACCGCAAAAAAAACAGGTGCTAACCAATTTAAAACTAAATTGCTAATTGCTTTTAGTTTGTTTACTTTAATAACCGTTTTTGCCCCCTTTAGCACTGTTTACGCACAACAACGCCAACAGCAAAACACCCCCCACGAAACAACTAAACCCGCCGAAAAACCACCTTTTACTGCCGATGATGCCAAAGTTAAAACAGGGCAAATTTTAGAGCTAATAAACCAAGTTTACATGGATAGTGTGGATTTTGAGAAAATAACCGAAGCTTCTATCCGCTCGCTACTCGAAAACTTAGACCCACATTCATCCTACATTCCAGCAGACGAGGTAAAGGCCGTAAACGAACCCTTGGTAGGAAATTTTGAAGGCATCGGCGTTAGTTTTAACATTATAAAAGATACTATCACCATTGTAAGCGTAGTTCCGGATGGCCCCTCCGAAAAAGCAGGCCTCCGCGATGGCGACCGCATTATTTTAGTTGATAAAGAACCTGTTGCCAATATCAAAATCACCAATGAGCAAGTAATGAAAAAACTGCGCGGCACCAAAGGCACCAAAGTTGAGGTTGGTATTGCCCGCAAAAATGTGGATAAAACCTTGTATGTAACCATAACCCGCGATAAAATTCCAATTAACAGTATTGATGCAATTTATATGGCCACCCCCGAAATAGGCTATATAAAATTAAACCGCTTCTCGGCTACCACTACCGAAGAAATGACCAAAGCCATCGAAAAATTAAACAAACAAGGCATGAAAAGTTTAATTTTAGACCTTAAAGGCAACGGCGGTGGGTTTTTAAGTGCTGCCGTTGAGGTATCGGATATATTTTTACCTAAAAACCGCCTAATTACCTATACCGAAGGACGTGCCTACCAACGAAAAGATTACAAAGCCACCAATGGCGGCAGTTTTGAAAAAGGCAAATTAGTAGTATTAATTGACGAAGGCTCGGCATCGGCAAGCGAAATTGTATCGGGGGCTATGCAAGATTGGGACAGAGGACTAATAATTGGTCGCCGCTCGTTTGGCAAAGGCTTGGTACAAAAACCTTACTCCCTATCTGACGGGTCGGCGGTGCGACTAACCGTAGCACATTATTACACCCCGTCTGGGCGCTGCATTCAAAAACCATACAGCAACGATGCCGAAGCATACCGCAAGGAAGTGCGCGACCGCTACAAAAATGGCTAA
- a CDS encoding DUF2183 domain-containing protein — MYKQFKSVFYWLTDRLDTFKQRLRLRFTSKRHVLIVPYRGFGNLQTLFLTGRVLTSRLLNPMHTDGRWQNLKNTYKRFGSNEIKDASIQIEIAGQTQTCNTNHEGYYALNMPNLTQVLKPREVWFQVKISLVSAPVAFKPPYSVRGEVMLPNSTAKYGIISDIDDTILHTAVLSMTRMLYLTLFKNAHSREQVPGAAAFIQALRVGRDQAEQHPVFYVSNGPWNLYDMLTEFMQVNNFVKGPLSLRDFGRHKNEDAVTYRLHKRDSVARIIKTYPNLQFILMGDSAEKDLDIYTEIATNYPGRVAAIFIRMVRSTKRKVAVLKKAALEEKVPIILFTDYDQAVKHALEMGLIANSKT, encoded by the coding sequence ATGTATAAGCAGTTTAAATCGGTATTTTATTGGCTAACAGACCGTTTAGACACGTTTAAACAACGACTTCGATTGAGGTTTACCTCGAAACGGCACGTGTTAATTGTGCCTTACAGGGGTTTTGGCAATTTACAAACCTTATTTTTAACAGGTCGTGTTTTAACCAGCCGGCTGTTAAACCCTATGCACACCGATGGCCGATGGCAAAATTTAAAAAATACCTATAAACGGTTTGGCAGCAACGAAATTAAAGATGCAAGCATACAAATTGAAATTGCCGGCCAAACGCAAACCTGTAATACCAACCACGAGGGGTATTATGCACTAAACATGCCTAATTTAACGCAGGTGCTAAAACCGCGTGAAGTTTGGTTTCAGGTAAAAATTAGCCTTGTTAGTGCCCCGGTTGCTTTTAAGCCACCTTATAGCGTTAGGGGCGAGGTTATGCTGCCCAATAGTACAGCCAAATATGGCATTATAAGCGATATTGACGATACAATTTTGCATACAGCCGTTTTGTCAATGACCCGTATGTTGTATTTAACTTTGTTTAAAAACGCCCACTCGCGCGAGCAGGTGCCTGGTGCAGCCGCCTTTATACAAGCTTTGCGTGTAGGGCGCGACCAAGCAGAGCAGCATCCGGTATTTTACGTTTCAAATGGTCCGTGGAATTTGTACGACATGTTAACCGAGTTTATGCAGGTTAACAATTTTGTTAAAGGTCCCCTGTCTTTGCGCGATTTTGGCCGACATAAAAATGAAGATGCCGTTACCTACCGACTGCATAAACGCGATTCGGTGGCTCGTATTATAAAAACTTACCCCAATTTGCAATTTATTTTGATGGGCGACAGTGCAGAAAAAGATTTGGATATTTATACCGAAATAGCTACCAATTATCCGGGAAGGGTTGCAGCTATTTTTATCCGGATGGTAAGAAGTACTAAACGTAAAGTAGCCGTCCTAAAAAAAGCCGCTCTCGAAGAAAAAGTACCTATAATTTTGTTTACCGATTACGACCAGGCAGTTAAACACGCCCTCGAAATGGGCCTAATCGCCAATTCTAAGACCTAA
- a CDS encoding T9SS type A sorting domain-containing protein: MKFVFTFLSFCFICFVAAAQTPIPIDEAKIKAVGDIVTVEGIVTNGPELGAIRYMQDGSAGIAVFDYDFADAVKPGDLVQVTGALDLYNELMEIKKSGATMQYKIISSNNPLPAPKEVTTAIGFTEDYEGELVRFSNIKFTDVGNFKTASTNYKIFDGSLTYEVRVVDATNIVNTPIPTEYINLVGIMSQFKTTYQLLPRSLSDFEYLGNPPVISSSLTQSNITTTSFDVSFTTLFDGNTTIKYGKTKSLEMGALNDGNYTTNHITNLSGLSPATVYYVQAISESASGDESKSAIMPMMTASLSSGDIKVYFNSPVNNSVSNGPTAIYVKNAIADTLANYFSRAKYTIDMSLYTFDNATGILDALKAAANKGIKCRFVADSDIDKAIYNLFPGSKITRDSEVQGIMHNKFVIIDAESPDPNDPIVWTGSTNFSDDQLNKDPNNVIIIQDQSLARAFTMEFDEMFGEKFGSDKLDNTPKEFVVGGKRVEAYFSPGDDIRTNFKKSVAQANYELFFAIMQLTRTDMANAIEDRIYDKVFLAGILDDTSTPENQACFDILAPKMKENLKVDGKSYIFHHKYFIADPNYWDSDPTVWTGSYNWTNSAQVRNDENVVVVHDKNVANIYYQEFVQRFNDLGGILATDDINKNWQLMAWPNPVSNELTIAIFGKNPEKINLQFTDSSGKVLLQKNWTIGTAPSTFKINTANYAAGLYLLTINGQTQKIIIQK; encoded by the coding sequence ATGAAATTTGTTTTTACATTTTTATCGTTTTGCTTTATTTGTTTTGTTGCAGCAGCTCAAACGCCCATACCCATTGACGAAGCAAAAATAAAAGCAGTTGGCGATATTGTTACCGTAGAAGGTATTGTTACCAACGGCCCCGAATTGGGCGCTATACGTTACATGCAAGACGGTAGTGCCGGCATTGCCGTTTTTGATTACGATTTTGCCGATGCCGTTAAGCCCGGAGACCTGGTACAAGTTACCGGCGCACTTGACCTTTACAACGAACTGATGGAAATTAAAAAATCGGGGGCAACTATGCAGTACAAAATTATAAGCTCGAACAACCCGCTGCCAGCCCCAAAAGAGGTAACAACGGCAATTGGATTTACCGAAGATTATGAGGGCGAACTAGTGCGTTTTTCAAACATCAAATTTACCGATGTTGGCAATTTTAAAACCGCCAGTACCAATTATAAAATTTTTGACGGAAGCCTTACCTACGAAGTCCGTGTTGTTGATGCCACAAATATTGTAAACACACCCATACCAACCGAGTATATTAATTTAGTGGGCATAATGTCGCAGTTTAAAACAACCTACCAACTGTTGCCCCGCAGCCTTTCCGATTTTGAATATTTAGGCAACCCGCCCGTTATTTCGTCCTCGTTAACGCAAAGCAATATTACAACCACCAGTTTCGATGTGTCGTTTACTACCTTGTTTGATGGCAACACCACAATTAAATACGGAAAAACCAAATCGTTAGAGATGGGCGCACTTAACGACGGCAACTATACCACCAACCATATAACTAATTTATCCGGATTAAGTCCGGCAACGGTTTACTACGTTCAGGCAATCTCTGAAAGTGCTTCGGGCGACGAGTCAAAATCGGCTATTATGCCCATGATGACTGCCTCGCTTTCATCGGGCGACATAAAAGTTTATTTTAACAGCCCGGTAAACAATAGTGTATCGAACGGGCCAACTGCCATTTACGTAAAAAATGCTATAGCCGACACGTTGGCAAACTATTTTAGCCGGGCAAAATATACCATAGACATGAGCCTTTATACGTTTGACAATGCTACCGGAATTTTAGATGCCCTTAAAGCTGCCGCCAATAAAGGGATAAAATGCCGCTTTGTAGCCGACTCAGATATTGACAAGGCTATATACAACCTTTTTCCCGGAAGCAAAATTACCCGCGACTCCGAAGTACAGGGTATTATGCATAATAAATTTGTAATAATTGATGCCGAATCGCCCGACCCCAACGACCCCATTGTTTGGACTGGCTCGACAAATTTTAGCGATGATCAACTAAACAAAGATCCTAACAACGTCATAATCATCCAAGACCAAAGCTTAGCCCGCGCTTTTACGATGGAATTTGACGAAATGTTTGGCGAAAAATTTGGCTCCGATAAATTAGATAACACCCCCAAAGAGTTTGTAGTAGGTGGTAAACGAGTTGAAGCCTATTTTAGTCCCGGAGACGACATTAGAACTAATTTTAAAAAATCGGTAGCACAGGCTAATTACGAACTGTTTTTTGCTATCATGCAACTTACCCGCACCGATATGGCAAATGCCATTGAAGACCGCATTTACGACAAAGTATTTTTAGCCGGAATTTTAGACGACACCAGCACCCCCGAAAATCAGGCTTGTTTTGATATTTTAGCACCAAAAATGAAAGAAAACTTAAAAGTTGATGGCAAAAGCTATATTTTTCATCATAAATATTTTATTGCCGACCCCAATTATTGGGATAGCGACCCAACAGTTTGGACAGGCTCGTACAACTGGACAAACAGCGCCCAAGTGCGCAACGACGAAAACGTGGTAGTAGTACACGATAAAAACGTAGCTAACATTTATTACCAAGAGTTTGTACAGCGGTTTAACGATTTGGGCGGTATTTTAGCCACCGATGATATAAATAAAAATTGGCAATTAATGGCATGGCCTAATCCAGTTTCAAACGAATTGACAATTGCTATTTTCGGAAAAAATCCGGAAAAAATTAACCTTCAATTCACTGATTCCTCCGGAAAAGTGCTGTTGCAAAAAAATTGGACTATTGGCACAGCACCATCTACCTTTAAAATTAACACTGCCAATTATGCTGCTGGGTTGTATTTGTTGACAATAAACGGACAAACGCAAAAAATTATTATTCAAAAATAA
- a CDS encoding T9SS type A sorting domain-containing protein, whose translation MTQKLFTFFLLSIAPLALVWGQCTTPFISEYVEGSNNNKAIEIANPSDKDLDLSDYRLIRWQNGSAVYDAAFSIDLTGITVKAKDVVVLVIDKQDCTKTGQDTCVFADLKAQTDYYICPDYNVSSTMYFNGNDAMSLNKISDNGQMPFGAFVDIFGLIGEDPGQSWTDTYPYTQAAGGAYWTRDQTLIRKPGITQGVTTNPGTPYTGAWNPTAEWDSLPRNTFNQLGFHQCDCGMLAGINNHNPLANNFTMYPNPTTGNLYFEAPKLVSQVQILTLAGLETTAIKPNSQKFTLNTSDLPQGTYFVKLQYIDKTMYLRKVVVQ comes from the coding sequence ATGACACAAAAACTTTTTACCTTTTTTTTACTTTCCATTGCGCCCTTAGCCCTTGTTTGGGGGCAATGTACCACGCCTTTTATATCCGAATATGTAGAGGGCAGCAACAATAACAAAGCCATTGAAATAGCCAACCCCAGCGACAAAGACCTTGACCTTAGCGATTACCGCTTAATAAGATGGCAAAATGGCAGTGCTGTTTACGATGCCGCTTTTAGCATTGACCTTACCGGTATTACCGTTAAAGCAAAAGATGTAGTAGTATTGGTTATAGACAAACAAGATTGCACCAAAACAGGGCAGGATACTTGCGTTTTTGCCGACTTAAAAGCCCAAACCGACTATTATATTTGTCCTGATTATAATGTTAGCAGCACCATGTATTTTAATGGCAATGATGCTATGTCTTTAAATAAAATTAGCGACAATGGGCAAATGCCGTTTGGTGCTTTTGTTGATATTTTTGGCCTGATTGGCGAAGACCCCGGCCAGTCGTGGACGGATACATACCCCTACACACAAGCTGCAGGAGGGGCATATTGGACCCGCGACCAAACCCTTATACGCAAGCCCGGAATTACCCAAGGCGTTACAACCAACCCTGGAACACCCTATACAGGTGCTTGGAACCCTACTGCCGAGTGGGACTCGCTGCCTCGCAACACCTTTAACCAATTGGGTTTTCATCAATGCGATTGCGGCATGTTGGCTGGCATTAACAACCACAACCCGCTCGCAAACAATTTTACCATGTATCCAAACCCCACGACCGGCAATTTGTATTTCGAAGCGCCAAAATTAGTTTCACAAGTACAAATTTTAACCTTGGCTGGCCTTGAAACCACAGCCATTAAACCAAACAGCCAAAAGTTTACCCTCAATACGAGCGATTTACCGCAAGGCACCTATTTTGTAAAACTACAGTATATTGACAAAACCATGTATTTGCGAAAAGTGGTGGTACAATAG
- a CDS encoding UDP-3-O-(3-hydroxymyristoyl)glucosamine N-acyltransferase, whose translation MKFDAPIALPQLAKLLEAEILAAHHPFLSGINEIHKVIPGDITFCDHPKYFAKALSSAASAIIVNNRQLNNPHQKTLLYHPDPFTAYNNFVLSLASTRCWQQQQPISPQAKIGQNTKIMPGAAIGDNVQIGDNCLIYPNVVIYERTIIGNNVTIHANTTIGSDAFYYKSRPLSHENDLQYEKMYSCGRVIIGNNVEIGAGCTIDCGVSGDTVIGEGSKLDNLVHIGHGVVLGKNTLIAAQVGIAGKTTLGDGVILWGQVGVSKDLTIGNNAVVYAQSGVANNLAGGKAYFGSPANEAIPTMREMANIKRIAEILERLKRLEDGQ comes from the coding sequence ATGAAATTTGATGCACCGATTGCTTTGCCACAGTTAGCAAAATTATTAGAGGCCGAAATTTTGGCAGCTCATCATCCTTTTTTATCCGGAATCAATGAAATTCACAAAGTTATCCCTGGCGATATTACTTTTTGTGACCATCCTAAATATTTTGCCAAAGCGCTATCTTCGGCTGCAAGTGCCATTATTGTAAACAACCGGCAATTAAATAACCCACATCAAAAAACCCTTTTATACCACCCCGACCCCTTTACGGCATACAATAACTTTGTTTTATCATTAGCATCAACTCGCTGCTGGCAACAGCAACAGCCCATTAGCCCACAAGCTAAAATTGGCCAAAACACCAAAATAATGCCCGGCGCAGCCATTGGCGATAACGTGCAAATAGGCGATAACTGCCTCATTTACCCGAATGTTGTTATTTATGAGCGTACAATTATTGGCAATAATGTTACCATCCACGCTAATACAACCATAGGTAGCGATGCTTTTTACTACAAATCGCGCCCATTAAGCCATGAAAACGACCTGCAATACGAAAAAATGTACTCGTGCGGACGTGTTATTATTGGCAATAACGTTGAAATTGGGGCAGGCTGTACCATTGATTGCGGCGTATCGGGCGATACGGTTATTGGCGAAGGCAGCAAATTAGATAATTTGGTGCATATTGGGCATGGTGTTGTACTTGGTAAAAATACCTTAATTGCTGCCCAAGTTGGTATTGCCGGAAAAACTACCCTTGGCGATGGCGTAATTTTATGGGGACAGGTAGGAGTATCTAAAGACCTGACAATTGGCAATAACGCCGTAGTTTATGCCCAATCAGGAGTAGCTAACAATTTAGCCGGAGGTAAAGCCTATTTTGGCTCGCCCGCCAACGAAGCCATACCCACCATGCGCGAAATGGCTAATATAAAACGCATAGCCGAAATTTTAGAACGCCTAAAACGTTTGGAAGATGGGCAATAG
- a CDS encoding ABC transporter permease: MSSTLSRIALVINREYITRVRKKSFILVTIIVPLSLFLLIGLQFLITKASEETTRIAVKNETSWLKLANKSKIEFEEFSDSLAVLKTKYAAKGFDGVLYIPELATDNPSGIIYISDNLLGFQKKVLIENQIESAVRQQRFVETGINKNVVDALQKVNISITEQGDTKTSVGNTGIATGVGMAVGILMYMTLLIYGAMVMRGVMEEKNSRIVELILSSVKPFELMMGKIVGIGLVGITQFGIWLLLVVVAQLGFSLYMGGDLLPSGPPTGSDLSNLQQQIPGQQNQISGEGLMIIQGITDNLSELPLFSIIFAFIFFFVTGYLIYAALYAGLSSAINDEGDIQQLTFPVTVPVILSFFILMASVENPNNGLATWASMFPLTAPIIMPARIAFGVPVWQIIVSMSMMLLGVWFFVWLAGKIYRTGILMYGKKITLREIIRWI; the protein is encoded by the coding sequence ATGTCGTCAACATTAAGTCGTATTGCCTTAGTTATAAACCGCGAGTACATTACCCGCGTGCGCAAAAAGTCGTTTATTTTAGTAACAATTATAGTTCCCTTGAGCCTGTTTTTGTTAATTGGTTTACAATTTTTAATAACCAAAGCCAGTGAAGAAACAACCCGAATAGCTGTTAAAAACGAAACCTCGTGGCTTAAATTAGCCAATAAAAGCAAAATCGAATTTGAAGAATTTTCCGATTCGTTAGCCGTTTTAAAAACAAAATATGCTGCCAAAGGCTTTGATGGTGTACTTTATATTCCGGAATTAGCTACCGATAACCCATCCGGAATTATTTATATCTCAGACAATTTATTGGGTTTTCAAAAAAAAGTGCTCATCGAAAACCAAATCGAATCGGCAGTAAGGCAACAACGCTTCGTTGAAACCGGTATCAATAAAAATGTTGTTGATGCGCTTCAAAAAGTAAATATCAGCATAACTGAACAAGGCGATACCAAAACAAGTGTTGGCAATACGGGCATTGCCACCGGCGTAGGTATGGCGGTGGGCATTTTAATGTATATGACTTTATTAATTTATGGCGCCATGGTGATGCGGGGCGTAATGGAAGAAAAAAACAGCCGGATTGTAGAGCTAATACTGTCGTCGGTAAAGCCATTTGAGCTAATGATGGGAAAAATTGTGGGCATTGGCTTAGTAGGCATCACGCAGTTTGGTATATGGCTTTTATTAGTTGTGGTAGCCCAATTAGGTTTTAGCTTATACATGGGAGGTGATTTATTGCCATCTGGCCCACCTACGGGTAGCGATTTGAGCAATTTACAACAACAAATACCCGGACAACAAAACCAAATCTCGGGCGAAGGTTTGATGATAATACAGGGAATAACCGATAATTTGTCGGAGTTGCCCCTATTCAGCATTATTTTTGCGTTTATCTTCTTTTTTGTCACCGGATACCTTATATATGCCGCTTTGTATGCCGGATTAAGCTCGGCCATTAACGACGAAGGCGACATTCAACAACTTACTTTTCCGGTAACGGTTCCGGTAATTTTATCCTTTTTTATTTTAATGGCTTCAGTCGAGAACCCCAATAATGGTTTGGCAACATGGGCATCTATGTTTCCGCTTACAGCCCCTATAATTATGCCCGCACGTATAGCTTTTGGCGTACCCGTCTGGCAAATTATTGTTTCTATGAGTATGATGCTGCTTGGTGTTTGGTTTTTTGTGTGGCTGGCTGGTAAAATTTACCGTACAGGTATTTTAATGTATGGCAAAAAAATTACCCTACGCGAAATTATCCGTTGGATTTAA
- a CDS encoding ATP-binding cassette domain-containing protein: MSLLIVSDLVKEFGKQRALNNVNLTLPQGCLFGLLGPNGAGKSTLIRIITNIILPDSGAVELAGISNNERYKYIGYMPEERGLYKKMKVGEQLLYLARLKGLSRKDAFNEVKYWMEKFEIASWWNKKIEELSKGMQQKIQFIATIVHKPKLIILDEPFSGLDPINTNLIKDEIADLRKNGATILFSTHRMEQVEEICEEIALINKGNIILSGSVLEAQNRYKENLYEVRWQTAAPNTDSFNPDATPFTIVKQTPQNWVINLNEHTNPNQALQWLVTQNVQIQSFNEVLPSLNEVFIKAVGQNNQIN; this comes from the coding sequence ATGAGCCTGCTAATAGTTAGCGATTTAGTTAAAGAGTTTGGCAAACAACGCGCCTTAAACAACGTAAATTTAACCCTCCCACAAGGCTGCTTGTTTGGATTGTTAGGGCCTAACGGCGCCGGAAAAAGCACCCTCATACGCATAATTACCAATATTATTTTGCCCGACTCGGGAGCGGTTGAATTGGCCGGAATAAGCAATAACGAACGCTATAAATATATAGGTTACATGCCCGAAGAGCGTGGATTGTATAAAAAAATGAAGGTGGGCGAGCAGCTATTATACTTAGCCCGGTTAAAAGGTTTAAGCCGAAAAGATGCATTTAACGAGGTAAAATATTGGATGGAAAAATTTGAAATTGCCTCATGGTGGAATAAAAAAATTGAGGAACTCTCAAAAGGAATGCAGCAAAAAATACAATTTATTGCCACCATTGTTCACAAACCAAAATTAATTATTTTAGACGAGCCTTTTTCAGGATTAGACCCCATTAATACCAACCTGATTAAAGATGAAATTGCCGACCTTAGAAAAAACGGAGCTACTATCCTTTTTTCAACCCACCGGATGGAACAGGTCGAAGAGATTTGCGAAGAAATTGCCCTTATAAACAAAGGTAATATTATTTTATCGGGCAGTGTTTTGGAGGCACAAAACCGTTACAAAGAAAATTTATACGAAGTGCGCTGGCAAACTGCCGCCCCCAATACAGATAGTTTTAATCCGGATGCTACTCCGTTTACCATCGTCAAACAAACACCTCAAAATTGGGTCATTAATTTAAACGAGCACACAAACCCAAATCAAGCCCTACAATGGTTGGTAACACAAAATGTACAAATACAAAGTTTCAACGAAGTATTACCCTCGCTAAACGAGGTTTTTATTAAAGCAGTTGGCCAAAATAACCAAATCAACTAA
- a CDS encoding YtxH domain-containing protein: MKNLVWLLVGILLGGIVAMLYTPHSGRKMRKKLTKQAKRLQLELEAQAEQGIERLKDWKVNAEEMVENAAKRVNGNGVSSETTVDF; this comes from the coding sequence ATGAAAAATCTTGTTTGGCTACTTGTTGGAATTTTGTTGGGGGGCATTGTAGCCATGCTTTATACCCCACATAGCGGGCGCAAGATGCGCAAAAAACTAACCAAGCAAGCTAAACGCCTGCAATTAGAGTTAGAAGCACAAGCCGAACAAGGCATTGAACGCCTGAAAGATTGGAAAGTTAATGCTGAAGAAATGGTTGAAAACGCAGCCAAACGTGTAAATGGCAACGGCGTTTCGAGTGAAACAACGGTTGATTTTTAA
- a CDS encoding TraR/DksA family transcriptional regulator — protein sequence MIDKDLNNITLTDNNSQGPELEKKERTRYTDEELQDFKQLIEGKLEEAKRELIHLQHQVKLQQEEEGNHASAIDDGVGTYQLEYLNQLASRQATFIQHLENALLRIENKVYGICRVTGKLIPKERLRAVPHATLSIEAKQKG from the coding sequence ATGATAGATAAAGACCTTAATAATATTACATTAACAGACAACAACTCACAAGGCCCTGAGCTTGAAAAAAAAGAAAGAACACGTTATACCGACGAAGAATTGCAAGACTTTAAACAGCTAATTGAAGGCAAACTTGAAGAGGCAAAGCGCGAATTAATACACTTGCAACATCAAGTAAAACTACAGCAAGAAGAAGAGGGCAACCACGCTTCGGCTATTGATGATGGCGTTGGCACTTACCAATTAGAATATTTAAATCAGTTGGCTTCACGGCAGGCTACGTTTATACAACACTTGGAAAATGCTTTGTTGCGTATTGAAAATAAAGTATATGGTATTTGCAGGGTAACCGGCAAACTTATACCCAAAGAGCGTTTGCGGGCGGTACCCCATGCTACATTAAGCATAGAGGCCAAGCAAAAAGGGTAA